From the Mycoplasmatota bacterium genome, one window contains:
- a CDS encoding CbrC family protein produces the protein MYELIYRTSSYASWQTEHWLSHCDDYCMFIDYVGWEEIKELADELKDDIEKIKLEYQLTQEELEKWLFKGGTLQGYLFKCTRSK, from the coding sequence CTGTATGAGTTAATATATCGAACATCGAGTTATGCATCATGGCAGACTGAACATTGGCTTAGTCATTGTGATGATTACTGTATGTTTATTGATTATGTAGGTTGGGAAGAAATAAAAGAGCTTGCAGATGAACTGAAAGATGATATAGAAAAGATAAAGCTCGAATATCAACTAACTCAAGAGGAACTTGAAAAATGGTTGTTTAAAGGCGGCACTTTGCAGGGTTATTTATTCAAGTGCACGAGAAGTAAATAA
- a CDS encoding ABC transporter ATP-binding protein produces MKFKIKPYIGAGKIMFGMTSEQIQNILLAEPRKFKKFKDDELYTDAYNTCHIFYKKPGVCEAIEFFNPAVVTFNDINLMNMSYQEIKDLFFKLDKNIQVDDTGFTSYKYGIGVYAPFADECPLDPIEGIIIFEKGYYDRMLY; encoded by the coding sequence ATGAAATTTAAAATTAAACCATACATTGGTGCAGGGAAAATTATGTTTGGGATGACGAGTGAGCAAATACAAAATATTTTATTAGCTGAACCACGTAAATTTAAGAAATTTAAAGATGATGAATTGTATACTGATGCATACAATACTTGTCATATATTTTATAAAAAACCAGGTGTTTGTGAAGCTATAGAGTTTTTTAATCCAGCTGTAGTTACATTTAATGATATTAATTTAATGAATATGTCATATCAAGAAATAAAAGATTTATTCTTTAAATTGGATAAAAATATTCAAGTTGATGATACTGGTTTTACATCTTATAAGTACGGAATAGGTGTTTATGCACCATTTGCTGATGAATGTCCATTAGATCCTATTGAAGGAATAATAATATTTGAAAAAGGTTATTATGATAGAATGTTATATTAA
- a CDS encoding transposase, which translates to MARYSKDYKLSLIQRMMPPHNESVKELSRESGIPEITLFTWKKKAKENGIPVNEQPLKSEEWSTQDKFHIVLETATLSEVELSKYCRNKGLYVNQVKEWRDACMQANGGVAKQATELQKQLREKNQELKKLNKELQRKESALAEAAALLVLRKKASAIWGEDEED; encoded by the coding sequence ATGGCAAGATACTCAAAGGATTATAAGTTATCATTAATACAAAGAATGATGCCACCACATAATGAATCAGTCAAAGAATTATCAAGAGAATCAGGAATACCAGAAATAACACTTTTTACTTGGAAAAAGAAAGCGAAAGAAAATGGAATCCCTGTTAACGAACAACCTTTAAAATCAGAAGAATGGAGTACACAAGATAAGTTTCATATTGTCTTAGAAACTGCAACATTAAGTGAAGTAGAATTATCTAAGTATTGTAGAAATAAAGGACTATATGTTAATCAAGTTAAAGAATGGCGAGATGCATGTATGCAGGCTAATGGTGGTGTAGCTAAACAAGCAACAGAACTACAAAAGCAGTTAAGAGAAAAAAATCAAGAACTTAAGAAATTAAATAAAGAACTACAAAGAAAAGAATCAGCACTTGCAGAAGCAGCAGCCCTTCTTGTACTTAGAAAAAAGGCAAGTGCGATTTGGGGGGAAGACGAGGAAGATTAA
- a CDS encoding flavodoxin domain-containing protein, with protein sequence MKTLIIYGTRYGSTEKCGQLLKNELNGEIDLCNLMTEEIPDLNPYENVIIGGSIYIGQIQKEVKTFISTHLNELLTKKLGLFTCCSRKGDIAIDQINTVFGEDLLNHAVVKDYFGGEIYYKKMKFLDRLVTRMVSKADKDFPILDENKNGSFLKHEAIHNFASLMNEDKGE encoded by the coding sequence ATGAAAACTTTAATTATTTATGGAACAAGGTATGGAAGTACAGAAAAGTGTGGTCAATTATTAAAAAATGAGTTAAATGGGGAAATCGATTTATGTAATTTAATGACAGAGGAGATTCCTGATTTAAATCCCTATGAAAATGTTATTATCGGTGGTTCTATTTATATAGGACAAATTCAAAAAGAAGTAAAAACTTTTATTTCTACTCATTTAAATGAATTACTTACCAAAAAGCTAGGTTTATTTACTTGTTGTTCACGAAAAGGTGATATAGCGATTGATCAAATAAACACTGTATTTGGAGAAGATTTACTAAATCATGCAGTGGTTAAAGATTATTTTGGTGGAGAAATTTATTATAAGAAAATGAAATTTTTAGATCGCTTAGTTACAAGAATGGTGAGTAAAGCAGATAAAGATTTTCCTATATTAGATGAGAACAAAAATGGTAGTTTTTTAAAACATGAAGCAATACATAATTTTGCTTCATTAATGAATGAAGATAAGGGGGAATAG
- a CDS encoding IS3 family transposase: MGGRRGRLISATDRKKAISLIREAVDNGARQEKACEEIGISLRTLQRWRSDSSPNEDQRPISKKKAPKNRLTKKERKEILKVVNQPEYKNLSPNEIVPLLADKGIYLASESTIYRILREEKQLKHRGNTKKPQNRPISTHYATGPNQVWMWDITYLKGPIKGMYYYLYLILDLFSRKVVGWEIWSEQSAQHASELVKRAVLAENILLHKKPLVLHSDNGSPMKGATLLETLYQLGITPSNSRPRVSNDNPYAESIFKTFKYCPGYPDKGFETIKQARTWTLQFINWYNYEHLHSGIKYLTPHQRHSGLSNKILKKRIKVYEQAQLKHQKDGRET; encoded by the coding sequence TTGGGGGGAAGACGAGGAAGATTAATCAGTGCCACAGATCGCAAAAAAGCAATATCACTGATAAGAGAAGCTGTAGATAATGGAGCAAGACAAGAAAAAGCATGTGAAGAAATAGGAATTAGTTTACGAACACTTCAACGATGGAGAAGTGATTCATCACCAAATGAAGATCAAAGACCTATTAGTAAAAAAAAAGCACCCAAAAATAGATTAACTAAAAAAGAACGAAAAGAAATTTTAAAAGTCGTAAATCAGCCTGAATATAAAAACTTATCTCCTAATGAAATTGTGCCGCTCCTAGCTGATAAAGGAATATATTTAGCATCTGAATCAACAATATATAGAATCTTAAGAGAAGAAAAACAACTAAAACATAGAGGAAATACTAAAAAACCCCAAAATAGACCTATATCAACACATTATGCCACAGGTCCTAATCAAGTATGGATGTGGGATATTACTTATCTAAAAGGACCAATAAAAGGGATGTATTATTACTTATATTTGATCCTAGATTTATTTAGTAGAAAAGTAGTAGGATGGGAAATATGGTCTGAACAATCTGCTCAACACGCTAGTGAATTAGTTAAAAGAGCAGTATTAGCAGAAAATATACTTTTACATAAAAAACCTTTAGTGCTTCATTCTGACAATGGAAGTCCGATGAAAGGAGCCACTCTTTTAGAGACCCTTTATCAACTAGGTATTACTCCATCAAATAGTAGACCTAGAGTAAGTAATGATAATCCTTATGCGGAGTCTATATTTAAAACATTCAAATATTGTCCAGGTTACCCAGATAAGGGCTTTGAGACTATTAAACAAGCAAGAACTTGGACATTACAGTTTATAAACTGGTATAACTATGAACATCTTCATAGTGGGATAAAATATTTAACTCCACACCAAAGGCATTCCGGTTTATCTAATAAAATATTAAAAAAGCGAATTAAAGTCTATGAACAAGCACAACTTAAACACCAGAAAGATGGTCGAGAAACATAA
- a CDS encoding TetR/AcrR family transcriptional regulator: MSRERQLKKQEEIRNKILNIAKKIITEKGVEHLSIRKITNELDYSPGIIYHYFKDKNEIIETLAKDGYMKILSAISKTKRDVNDPLMEIKSIFQAYINAVLDYPEEYKAFMLSNDPNIIEKTTVLEKGISKRSKTMSLLTEIIQRGIDEGQFQDNDAELTAQIVWSSAFGLVIRLIIENKIGNDQKEKLIQKHFEILFNGLLKKEGGSV, from the coding sequence ATGAGTCGAGAAAGGCAACTAAAAAAACAAGAGGAAATAAGAAACAAAATACTGAATATTGCTAAAAAGATTATTACTGAAAAAGGGGTAGAGCATTTGTCAATTCGTAAAATTACGAATGAATTAGATTATTCTCCCGGGATTATTTATCATTATTTTAAGGATAAGAATGAAATCATTGAAACCTTAGCTAAAGATGGGTATATGAAAATTTTATCCGCGATATCTAAAACTAAAAGAGATGTTAATGATCCTTTAATGGAAATAAAAAGTATTTTTCAAGCATATATTAATGCAGTCCTAGACTATCCCGAAGAATATAAAGCTTTTATGTTAAGTAATGATCCCAATATTATAGAAAAAACAACTGTTTTAGAAAAAGGAATTTCAAAAAGAAGTAAGACGATGAGTTTATTAACAGAAATCATTCAAAGGGGAATAGATGAGGGTCAATTTCAAGATAATGATGCGGAATTAACAGCTCAAATTGTTTGGTCATCAGCGTTTGGTCTTGTGATTCGCTTAATTATTGAAAACAAAATCGGAAATGATCAAAAGGAAAAACTAATTCAAAAACATTTTGAAATCCTATTTAATGGATTATTAAAAAAAGAAGGAGGAAGTGTATGA
- a CDS encoding aquaporin family protein, producing MEFFAEVIGTALLILLGGGVVAGVVLKKSKAEGSGWIVITLGWGFAVAMAVYLTGHISGAHLNPAVTIGLAIANKFAWSKVALYIVAQMIGAFIGATIVAIYYYQHFEETKDSDSVLGVFSTGPAIKGTFFNLFSEIVGTFVLVLVILVMGLQEMSAGLGALAVGFLIVSIGLSLGGTTGYAINPARDLGPRIAHFILPIPNKGNSNWKYAWIPVVGPIIGGSLAALLYLGFFA from the coding sequence ATGGAATTTTTTGCTGAAGTAATTGGTACAGCGCTTTTAATTTTACTTGGAGGTGGCGTTGTAGCTGGTGTGGTACTTAAAAAAAGTAAAGCAGAAGGATCAGGTTGGATTGTAATAACATTAGGATGGGGATTTGCGGTAGCAATGGCGGTATACTTAACAGGTCATATCTCTGGAGCTCATTTGAACCCTGCGGTAACAATTGGATTGGCGATAGCTAATAAATTTGCTTGGAGTAAGGTTGCTTTATATATCGTTGCTCAAATGATTGGTGCATTTATAGGTGCAACAATTGTCGCAATTTACTATTATCAACATTTTGAGGAAACAAAGGATTCAGATTCAGTTTTAGGTGTATTTTCTACAGGACCTGCAATAAAAGGAACATTCTTCAACTTATTTAGTGAAATAGTAGGAACATTTGTTTTAGTATTAGTAATACTTGTGATGGGATTACAGGAAATGTCTGCTGGTTTAGGCGCATTAGCAGTAGGATTTTTGATTGTATCAATCGGATTAAGTTTAGGTGGAACTACAGGTTACGCAATTAATCCAGCACGGGATTTAGGACCAAGAATTGCTCATTTTATTTTACCAATTCCAAATAAAGGAAACTCAAATTGGAAATATGCATGGATTCCTGTCGTTGGACCTATCATTGGTGGTTCATTAGCAGCACTTTTATACTTAGGATTTTTTGCATAA
- a CDS encoding helix-turn-helix transcriptional regulator, whose amino-acid sequence MSKSGIKFDDFKDQMRKDEEFKDEYEKLEPRYEIISQIIEARNQQKITQEELALRVGTQKSNISRFESGSYNPSLDFLIKIAKELGKEVHIELK is encoded by the coding sequence ATGAGTAAATCAGGTATAAAATTTGATGACTTTAAAGATCAAATGAGGAAAGATGAAGAATTTAAAGATGAATATGAAAAACTAGAACCTCGTTATGAGATTATATCTCAGATTATTGAAGCTAGAAATCAACAGAAAATTACTCAGGAAGAATTGGCTTTACGAGTTGGGACCCAAAAGTCAAATATTTCAAGATTTGAAAGTGGATCATATAATCCATCATTAGATTTTCTAATTAAGATTGCTAAAGAACTAGGTAAAGAAGTGCATATAGAACTTAAGTAA
- a CDS encoding GNAT family N-acetyltransferase — translation MRYIEDKNFEYEDKLKKHLRDYNIKFTGERDSSTEYFYALDGEKLVGAVYTNYMWDWVSINNMFYEDIDILNKLISEISHYYINKAVGLKLYTEVESRVEDFKSIGFDIGGITEKTPRTTRYFYLKNTDFNIKSNAQTEVIVVNEKIGAYNSILLNRIERFNCDNNIHPMQERNILFVALDDNKYVGGVYGIVTEDSMYISRLAVDEAYRGNGIGKNLMYKIEEKAKELNVYSINLGTVEFQAEKFYEKLGYKIVFTKENDPRGYKSYSMVKKI, via the coding sequence GTGAGATATATAGAGGATAAAAATTTTGAATATGAAGATAAACTGAAAAAACATTTAAGAGATTATAATATAAAGTTTACTGGTGAAAGGGATTCATCAACTGAATATTTTTATGCTTTAGATGGTGAAAAACTGGTTGGAGCTGTTTACACAAACTACATGTGGGATTGGGTAAGTATTAATAATATGTTTTATGAGGATATTGATATATTAAATAAGTTGATATCAGAAATTAGTCATTATTATATAAATAAAGCAGTAGGTTTAAAATTATATACAGAAGTTGAATCTAGGGTTGAAGATTTTAAGTCTATAGGGTTTGATATTGGAGGAATTACAGAGAAAACACCAAGAACAACTAGATATTTTTATTTGAAGAATACAGATTTTAATATAAAAAGTAATGCACAAACTGAAGTAATTGTAGTTAATGAAAAAATAGGTGCATATAATTCTATTTTATTAAATCGAATAGAGAGATTTAATTGTGATAATAATATTCATCCTATGCAAGAAAGAAATATATTGTTTGTAGCATTAGATGATAATAAATATGTTGGGGGAGTTTATGGGATTGTTACTGAAGATTCAATGTATATAAGTCGACTTGCAGTTGATGAAGCGTACAGAGGGAATGGAATTGGTAAGAACCTAATGTATAAAATAGAGGAAAAAGCAAAGGAGCTAAATGTCTATAGTATTAATTTAGGTACAGTAGAGTTTCAAGCAGAAAAATTTTATGAAAAACTGGGATACAAGATAGTTTTTACAAAAGAAAACGATCCAAGAGGTTATAAATCATACAGTATGGTAAAAAAAATATAA
- a CDS encoding FMN-binding protein produces MLKKIIITLSIIFGIFVLVVAGGFIYLLHGNKEVLNLEINPIVLDNIEDGTYKGEFNGYRWSNKIEVIIENHKIIEIRIIDDMTFKRDEVSNELFDQVIEEQSLEVDGVSEATISCNAYLKAIEDALDED; encoded by the coding sequence ATGCTAAAAAAAATAATTATTACCTTAAGTATTATATTTGGTATTTTTGTATTAGTAGTAGCAGGAGGATTCATTTATTTATTACATGGAAATAAAGAAGTATTGAATTTAGAGATAAATCCGATTGTGTTAGATAATATTGAAGATGGAACATATAAGGGTGAGTTTAATGGTTATAGATGGTCTAATAAGATTGAAGTTATAATTGAAAATCATAAAATTATTGAAATAAGAATTATTGATGATATGACATTTAAACGAGATGAAGTATCAAATGAATTATTTGATCAAGTAATAGAAGAACAATCATTAGAAGTAGATGGTGTTTCTGAAGCGACTATTAGTTGTAATGCTTATTTAAAAGCGATTGAAGACGCATTAGATGAAGATTAA
- a CDS encoding RDD family protein — MYRYEQFRENHKNSKMAPEQAIMLTICNKLEFYLSGIVDVLICFLLVAFYFYILYISKILFVCYDPITDLTLLVVLPICILLFYNIIIGFLGGHSIGFRMFGLRFARISNQRLMDKEMFFSFWLKGLIIGFKYNDTYEIFSTLFSNTNQSPRMRRQGVIIVKKRVYDLFLDDYSKNGQIIKSNRYSKSTDYLENISQIFKD, encoded by the coding sequence ATGTATAGGTATGAGCAATTTAGAGAAAATCATAAAAATAGTAAGATGGCTCCAGAACAAGCTATTATGCTAACAATATGTAATAAATTGGAATTTTATCTTTCAGGTATTGTAGATGTATTAATATGCTTTTTGCTGGTGGCGTTCTATTTCTATATATTGTATATTAGTAAAATTTTATTTGTATGTTATGACCCTATAACTGATTTGACTCTTTTAGTAGTATTGCCAATTTGTATTCTTTTATTTTATAATATAATAATAGGTTTTCTAGGCGGTCATAGTATTGGATTTAGAATGTTTGGTCTCAGATTTGCCCGTATTAGTAATCAAAGATTAATGGATAAGGAAATGTTTTTCTCTTTTTGGTTAAAAGGATTAATTATAGGTTTTAAATATAATGATACCTATGAAATATTTTCTACTTTATTTAGCAATACAAATCAAAGTCCAAGAATGAGAAGACAAGGGGTGATTATTGTTAAGAAACGAGTATATGACCTATTTTTAGATGATTATTCAAAAAATGGACAGATAATAAAATCAAATAGATATTCAAAATCAACCGACTACTTAGAAAATATCTCTCAAATTTTTAAAGATTAA
- the glpK gene encoding glycerol kinase GlpK — protein MEKYIMSIDQGTTSSRAIIFNKNGDIISVAQKEFQQIFPKPGWVEHNANEIWLSVLAVISESLVNSNILPNQISAIGITNQRETTVVWDKFTGLPIYNAIVWQSRQTSGICDELKAQGHSEMFRDKTGLLIDAYFSGTKVKWILDNVKGAREKAENGDLLFGTIDTWLIWKLSGGKAHVTDYTNASRTLMYNIYDLQWDDTLLEILNVPKNMLPEVKPSSHIYANTVAHHFFGHEVPIAGVAGDQQAALFGQACFEKGMAKNTYGTGCFMLMNTGEKAIKSNHGLLTTIAWGIDGKVDYALEGSIFVAGSSIQWLRDGLRMFKDASDSEAYATKVESTDGVYVVPAFVGLGTPYWDSDARGAIFGLTRGTTKEHLIRATLESIAYQTKDVLCAMEEDSKIKLQSLRVDGGAVKNNFLMDFQANILGTHVDRPTVSETTALGAAYLAGLAVGFWKNKEEISKSWKIDRVFTSTLENETREKMYDGWKKAVQSTMSYK, from the coding sequence ATGGAAAAATATATTATGTCAATAGACCAAGGAACAACAAGTAGTAGAGCCATTATATTTAATAAAAATGGCGATATTATATCTGTTGCTCAAAAAGAATTTCAACAAATCTTCCCAAAACCAGGATGGGTTGAACATAATGCGAATGAAATTTGGTTATCTGTATTAGCTGTAATATCAGAAAGTTTGGTAAATTCAAACATACTACCTAATCAAATAAGCGCTATTGGTATCACAAATCAACGTGAAACTACAGTTGTTTGGGATAAGTTCACTGGATTACCTATCTACAATGCGATTGTATGGCAATCTAGACAAACATCTGGTATTTGTGATGAGTTAAAAGCTCAAGGTCATAGTGAGATGTTTAGAGATAAAACAGGTTTATTAATCGATGCTTATTTTTCAGGAACAAAGGTAAAATGGATTTTAGATAATGTAAAAGGTGCACGAGAAAAAGCAGAAAATGGAGATTTATTGTTTGGAACAATTGATACCTGGTTAATTTGGAAATTATCTGGTGGAAAAGCACATGTTACAGATTATACTAATGCATCTAGAACGTTAATGTATAATATCTATGATTTACAATGGGATGACACGTTACTTGAAATATTAAATGTACCAAAAAATATGTTACCAGAAGTTAAACCATCTTCACATATTTATGCGAATACAGTAGCACACCATTTCTTTGGTCATGAAGTACCTATCGCAGGTGTTGCAGGTGACCAACAAGCAGCTTTATTTGGTCAAGCTTGTTTTGAAAAAGGAATGGCTAAAAATACATATGGTACTGGTTGTTTCATGTTAATGAATACAGGAGAAAAAGCCATTAAATCAAACCATGGATTGTTAACAACCATCGCATGGGGAATAGATGGAAAAGTAGACTATGCATTAGAAGGAAGTATCTTTGTAGCAGGATCTAGTATACAATGGTTAAGAGATGGATTAAGAATGTTCAAAGATGCCTCTGATAGTGAAGCCTATGCTACTAAGGTAGAAAGTACAGATGGTGTATATGTCGTACCTGCCTTTGTTGGATTAGGTACACCTTATTGGGATAGTGATGCACGCGGTGCTATATTTGGTTTAACACGTGGGACAACAAAAGAGCATTTAATTCGTGCTACTTTAGAATCAATTGCTTATCAAACAAAAGATGTTTTATGTGCTATGGAAGAAGATTCAAAAATAAAATTACAGTCATTACGTGTCGATGGTGGTGCAGTTAAAAACAATTTCTTAATGGATTTTCAAGCAAATATTTTAGGGACTCATGTTGACCGTCCTACAGTAAGTGAAACGACTGCTCTAGGTGCAGCTTATTTAGCCGGTCTAGCAGTAGGATTCTGGAAAAACAAAGAAGAAATAAGTAAATCATGGAAAATTGATCGTGTGTTTACTTCAACTCTTGAAAATGAAACACGTGAAAAAATGTATGATGGCTGGAAAAAAGCTGTTCAATCAACCATGTCTTATAAATAA
- a CDS encoding YjcZ family sporulation protein, whose amino-acid sequence MANGIAGGYGYGNTYAIVLVLFILLAIIGCVCYSGFSCC is encoded by the coding sequence ATGGCTAACGGTATTGCTGGAGGATATGGATATGGAAATACATATGCAATTGTTTTAGTATTATTTATCTTACTTGCTATTATTGGATGTGTTTGTTATTCTGGCTTTAGTTGCTGCTAA
- a CDS encoding ATP-binding cassette domain-containing protein produces MSNLSGGEKQRVAIARALVKNPKIIVADEPTGNLDSETSKAILEILKRLSKDKLIIMVTHDEEFVNAYGDRIIQLKDGEIISDKTKIDKKESFEFKKTLELKRSSLPLGSIFNFALNSLFYKKIHLFFMVILLACSIMFVTIATSYNFYDVSQATIKTFNETNINIIPMNKYTDDNDSNENLVSFTNEDYDYFMDNYKSIKFVNSTLNLNFHL; encoded by the coding sequence ATAAGCAATTTAAGTGGTGGAGAAAAACAAAGAGTTGCAATTGCAAGAGCATTAGTTAAAAATCCTAAGATTATTGTAGCTGATGAACCTACTGGAAATCTTGATAGTGAAACGAGTAAAGCAATCCTAGAAATTCTAAAAAGATTATCAAAGGATAAATTAATTATTATGGTTACTCATGATGAAGAATTTGTTAATGCTTATGGTGATCGAATCATTCAACTAAAAGATGGTGAAATTATATCAGATAAAACAAAAATAGATAAAAAAGAATCTTTTGAATTTAAAAAAACTCTTGAACTTAAAAGATCTTCATTACCTCTCGGTTCAATTTTTAATTTTGCTTTAAATAGTTTATTTTATAAAAAAATTCATTTATTTTTTATGGTTATCTTATTAGCCTGTTCAATAATGTTTGTTACTATTGCTACATCATATAATTTCTATGATGTTAGTCAAGCAACAATTAAAACTTTTAATGAAACGAATATTAATATTATTCCAATGAACAAATATACTGATGATAATGATAGTAACGAAAACTTAGTTTCATTTACTAATGAAGATTATGACTACTTTATGGATAATTATAAGTCAATTAAATTTGTAAATTCCACTTTAAACCTAAATTTCCATTTATAA
- a CDS encoding IS30 family transposase, whose translation MSYKHITVNELTNIEANYRLGIKARECALRMQIGKDKVYTYYKLFIQGLTVIQIYNQYLKNRKRCGRKHIKLSEEKLKEIDYRLDSDWSLDAKAGRDKVDQVEERCSTKTLYNMVKRDLIDKNKLRRKGKRNPKGHNETRGKINVCKTIHERNEKHPMASSNEEYGHFEGDTIVGEKRKSAIVTLVEKQTKYIILLKASRKSEDVKLATCNWLNELPNNCIITITFDRGKEFSKWKEIEQESLVNVGIYFGDPGSPGQRGLNENSNGIVRKDLPKSTNLSVYTQEELNLIANKWNSIPRKSLNYLTPAEVLKKTTGVDTLLPVA comes from the coding sequence ATGTCATATAAACATATTACCGTAAATGAATTAACAAATATAGAGGCAAATTATAGATTAGGTATAAAAGCTAGAGAATGCGCACTCAGAATGCAAATAGGAAAAGATAAAGTTTATACGTATTATAAGTTGTTTATTCAAGGACTTACAGTAATTCAAATTTATAATCAGTACCTAAAAAATAGAAAAAGATGTGGAAGAAAACATATTAAGTTATCTGAAGAAAAACTAAAAGAAATTGATTATAGGTTAGATTCTGATTGGTCACTAGATGCCAAAGCTGGTAGAGATAAAGTAGATCAAGTAGAAGAAAGATGTTCAACTAAAACTTTATACAACATGGTTAAAAGAGATTTAATAGACAAGAATAAACTAAGACGCAAAGGTAAAAGAAATCCTAAAGGGCATAACGAAACTAGAGGTAAAATAAACGTCTGTAAGACGATTCATGAGCGCAATGAAAAGCACCCTATGGCTAGTAGTAATGAGGAATATGGACACTTTGAAGGCGATACAATTGTGGGCGAGAAACGTAAGTCTGCAATTGTAACATTAGTTGAAAAACAAACTAAATACATTATCTTGTTAAAGGCAAGTAGAAAAAGTGAAGATGTGAAATTAGCAACATGTAATTGGCTCAATGAACTACCTAATAACTGTATTATAACAATTACCTTTGATCGTGGAAAAGAATTCTCAAAATGGAAAGAAATTGAGCAGGAGAGTTTAGTAAATGTGGGTATCTATTTTGGTGACCCTGGCTCTCCAGGACAAAGAGGATTGAATGAAAACTCCAATGGTATTGTAAGAAAAGATTTACCTAAATCCACTAATTTATCAGTTTATACCCAAGAAGAATTAAACCTAATAGCAAATAAGTGGAATAGCATTCCACGTAAGTCTTTAAATTATTTAACACCTGCAGAGGTGTTGAAAAAAACAACCGGTGTAGATACACTACTACCAGTTGCTTAA